The Planctomycetota bacterium genomic sequence TTTCTATCACCGCATCTGGAAACATTACGACAGCGACGCCGCCTGGAAGTGGCAAAAGAAATCCGAATACGGCAACAAGGGACAGGGTACGCCGGCCATCGACGGCGAGCAGCGGACCATGTGGATCTTCGAGCCGCACACGGCCGAGCGGGTCTACGAAGACCTGGTGCGCGAGTTCGAGATTCCGGTGCATCGCGGCGAGTGGCTCGACCGCGCCGCCGGTGTGAAGCAGCGCGACGGACGCATTGCCGAAATAACCATGCTCAGCGGCAAGACCTACGCCGGCCAGATGTTCATCGACGCCACCTATGAAGGGGATCTGATGGCGGCGGCCGGCGTCGACTATCACGTCGGCCGCGAAGCGCGGGCCAAGTATCAAGAACATTGGAATGGCGTGCAGACCGGCGTCCTGCATCACGGCCACCACTTTGGCGTGCTGCCCAAGGGACTCAGCCCGTACGTCGTGCCGGGCGATTCGTCGAGCGGCGTGCTGCCGCGTGTGAGCATCTCGCCCCCCGGCGCCTACGGGGCCGAAGACAAAGGGGTCCAGGCGTACTGCTACCGGATGTGTCTGACGAACGATCCCGAGAACCGGATTCCGTTCCCCAAGCCCGCGAGTTACGACCCCAAGCAGTATGAGCTATTGGTGCGAGTGTTCGAGGCCGGCTGGCGCGAGACGTTCCACAAGTTCGATCCGATCCCGAACCACAAGACCGACACGAACAATCACGGCCCGTTCAGCACCGACAACATCGGCTACAACCACGACTATCCCGAGGCGTCGTACGAACGCCGGCGCGAAATCCTGCGTGAACACACCACTTACCAGCAAGGCTGGCTCTACTTTATTGCCAACGATCCGCGCGTGCCCAGCGATGTGCAAGCCGAGATGCGGACTTGGGGCTTGCCCAAGGATGAATTCACCGACAACGGCAACTGGTCGCATCAGATTTACGTGCGCGAGGCGCGCCGACTGATCGGCGCGTACGTGATGACCGAGAACGAGTTGCTCAAGCGGCGGCCCACGCCCGACTCGGTCGGCATGGGTTCGTACTCGATCGACTCGCACAACATTCAGCGTTACATCACCCCCGAAGGCTTTGTGCAGAACGAAGGGGACATCTACGCCAAGCTGCCGGGCCCCTACGAGATCGCCTATGGTTCGCTGGTTCCGCGGCGCGAACAGTGCCAGAACTTGCTGGTGCCGGTCTGTTGCTCGGCTTCGCACATTGCGTATGGCTCGATTCGCATGGAGCCGGTGTTCATGATCCTGGGCCAGTCGGCGGCCACGGCGGCCGTGATGGCCATCGACGGCAAGCTGGCCGTGCAAGATGTGCCCTACGCCAAGTTGCGCGAGCGGCTGTTGGCCGATGGCCAAGTGCTTGAATACAGCGCGGCCGAAGCGAAACGCGCAAGCGGACTCGACCCCAAATCGCTGCCAGCGAAGTAGCCGTCTCTCGCACGCCCCCGGTCATTGACCGGGGGCTAATGTCTCGTGGCGGAACGAATTGACGATGCCAAATCGTTGCGTTCCACCGAGTGGGAGTTTATCGTAAATGTCCCCGTCGAATCCCACCCCTATCGTTCTCTCTGCTTAAGCATGCTCTCACAGAGGAGTCGTTGGCCGTGATCGACCGCCCCGCACCTTCGCGTCGTACGTTTCTCAAGAC encodes the following:
- a CDS encoding FAD-dependent oxidoreductase, with amino-acid sequence MKRLAVLLALGSLVVATQSAVAAPQTYDLVVYGPTSAGVIAAVQAKKMGKSVIVVGPDKHLGGLSAGGLGFTDTGNKAVIGGLSRDFYHRIWKHYDSDAAWKWQKKSEYGNKGQGTPAIDGEQRTMWIFEPHTAERVYEDLVREFEIPVHRGEWLDRAAGVKQRDGRIAEITMLSGKTYAGQMFIDATYEGDLMAAAGVDYHVGREARAKYQEHWNGVQTGVLHHGHHFGVLPKGLSPYVVPGDSSSGVLPRVSISPPGAYGAEDKGVQAYCYRMCLTNDPENRIPFPKPASYDPKQYELLVRVFEAGWRETFHKFDPIPNHKTDTNNHGPFSTDNIGYNHDYPEASYERRREILREHTTYQQGWLYFIANDPRVPSDVQAEMRTWGLPKDEFTDNGNWSHQIYVREARRLIGAYVMTENELLKRRPTPDSVGMGSYSIDSHNIQRYITPEGFVQNEGDIYAKLPGPYEIAYGSLVPRREQCQNLLVPVCCSASHIAYGSIRMEPVFMILGQSAATAAVMAIDGKLAVQDVPYAKLRERLLADGQVLEYSAAEAKRASGLDPKSLPAK